The sequence below is a genomic window from Candidatus Hydrogenedentota bacterium.
GTGTCAGGCTCGGGACACACCCGCGCCCACGACAGGCTGACAAAAACAGCGTTCAGCCCCAGCCTCCGCGCCAGGGCGAAATCCGCCCCGTGCCGGTTCCAATGGTCCGCGGCGGTCTCCGAGGTGGACCCGTCCGCGATCCGCTTCGGACGCTGCTCCCACCGCCACCAGTCGCTGTGGAAATCCCCCCCCTCCGTCTGGTGCGCCCCCACCGTCGCGCCGATGAGAAAACCCTCCGGCAGTTTCGGGCCCTCCTGCGGCTCCTGGGTGCGGCGGTGTTTCATGCGTCATTCTCTGCGGCGGCGGGAGACTTGCGGTCGCGCAAGGCATAGAAGGTCCAGCAGAGCAGGATCGGCCCCCAGAAGACAATGATCGGCCACCCTTCGCGAAGGAGAACACCCGACCAGATTGCATGGGCACGTTCGTCAAGCACACCTGACGTAATGCCTTTCTCAACAACCCCGCGGAGGGCCAAGCACTTTTGGGTGACTGCGAGGACTTCAATCAGCGAGAAGACCCCGTAAAAAATGCCCACCTTGGAGAATTTTGGCAGCAACATCCATAGGAGAGGGATCATGCCAGCGAAGGCGGCCTCCGAAGCAAAACGGGCCGTCAACTCTATCCAACTCACATCGAAGTCCGGCGGGTAGCTGATGGTTCCACCTAAGAAGCGATACAAAAGGCGGGCAAGAGAAAACACGCCCACAATTGTGAACCCGGTCCATGAACGATTGTGTCGGTTGAATGATTTTGGCGGGCCTGTCACCTCCGGAGAGGGAGCGTCGTTCTGAGCCAAGGAGACGCGTTGGGAGGTGTCCGACGTCTGTCGGAAGTTCCATGGGAAGAACGGGGCAACGTAGTTCCGAACATACCACACAACCGCGACCACGGTGAAGAAGAACATGAATGCCGCCAAGATCGTGTCTTTCTCCAGACCAAAGCGGCGCATGACATAGACTGCCAGCGGGGAAAGAACGACGATCCCTATGCCCACATAGACCTTGATGAAGTAGCCCCGCCATTCCTTTTCGAGCACTCGAGCCTTCCTTCTCCTGTTTCTTTGCCGGCATCAGGACATCCCGCCGGTCTCCACCGAGCAAGAGCATACCACCCTTTGCTTCGTGTTTGGAAAGACGCGATCAGCCAGGGCATCGCACCAAAGTGCCCCCCGGGAAGGGCCTGCGAGCAACATGACCGTCCCTGTGGTCCGTGACTTGGTTCTTGTTGTCCCGAAGGGACATCCGCCTATAGCCCAGGCCAGGCCGCCGCCCGAAGGGCCAGGCCTGCCCTGGGGAGCAGGCACCCCAAAAAAGGTGCCCTGAAAGGGCAGCCGAAATTCCTGTTTCGAAAGAAGACGGAGCAGATGGAATGCCTTCAGCACGGAACCACGACGTGCAGGTCTTCTTCGTGGCGCAGGCGTCCCGCCTGCCTTGTCTTTGGGCACCCGCCACAATTTCGGCTGCCCTTTCAGGGCATGATCTGCTCTGGCCCGGACAACCCAGGGCAGGCCTGGCCCTTCGGGCGGCGGCCTGGCCTGGGCTATATTCGGCAACGCTTTCAGCGTTGAAGACATCGTGGAAAGGCAATGAACGGACTCCTTCCGGAAAGGACTCACGGATGTTGGTGCGATTGCCCTACCCGATCAGCAAGAAGACTTCTCACGACAATAGCGGAAGTGCGGCATCCGGAGGCCGTGCTATCATGTGCGCGCGGGAGGTGGTCTCCCAGAGGCACGGCACGCTCATGGCCCGGTGCGACACACCCTTGACGCGGATTACCTCCGCGCCGCTTGTTCTCCTGCTGCTTCAGCAGCCGGGGCTGGGGATCCGTTCGGCGAACCGGCTGCTGGACGTGTTTGGGGGGGACCCGGCGCGGTGGCGGCCTTTGGCGGGGTGGCCGATTGCGCGGGTGCTGGCGGCGCATCCGATGCTCACGCCGCACCAGGCGGAGTGGGTCGCACAGATGCCCTGGGCCGAGTGGGCGGCGTGCGAGGAGGGGCTGCGGAAGGCGGAGGCGGACGGGGTGCGCGCCGTGTGCCGGGGGCAGGAGGGGTATCCGGAGGCGTTTGAACCATGCCTCGGCGCGGACGCTCCGCCGCTGCTGTATCACACGGGTGATCTCGCGCTGGCATCTGCGGTGGCCGGGGCCGTGGTGGGCACGCGCTCGCCGAGCCGCACCGGCCTGCGCGCGGCGGGCCGCTGCGCGGCGTCGTTGGTGCGCGGGGGGGCGGTGGTGGTGAGCGGCGCGGCGGCGGGGGTGGACACGGCGGCGCACGAGACGGCTCTTCGCAACGGCGGCCGGTCGGTGGCCCTGTTTCCCCAGGGGCTCCTCACGCTGGCCCCGTGCGACGCGTGGCGGGAGGCGGTGGCGGAGGGACGCCTGCTGCTGCTGAGCGAGTGCCCCCCCCACACGGGATGGCAGACCCATGCGGCCGTCGCGCGAAACCGCCTCATCGCCGCGCTGGCGCGGGTGGTCTGCGTGGTGGAGCCGCGCAAGATGGGCGGCAGCATCCAGACGGCGCGCCACGCGGCGGCGCAGGGCCGGGCCGTGTTCGGCGCGGGCCACACGCGGCTGCCCCAGGCCGTGCGGTCGCTGTTCCGTCCCCTGCCGGAAGACGATGCGGCATTGGACGCCGCGCTGGGCGCGGAACTGGAGAAACCGGTTGTTCCGTCCGCCGCCGGCGCGGGGGACAAACTTTTTTAACGCCAAGGCGCCAAGACGCAAAGGGAGGGACGCGCTCCCCGCTTCCGTCACCCCCGCGCAGGCGGGGGTCCATGCCTTCAATACGCGGCGCAACCCATAGCCACAAGATGGGTTCCCGCTTTCGCGGGAATGACGGACAAGGGACGGAAACCGAAGCGCGCTCTGACACGGTCTTCACACAGACCCAAAGCAACGGACAAGGAACCCGAAAATGACCCTCCTCCCCATAATGATCCTCCTTGCGCAGGGCGCCGTCACTTTGACGAACCCCGACTTTGCGGCCGGGCTGGAGGGGTGGCAGGTGCCCGCCGCCGAGGGGGTGACCGTGGAGGCGGTTCGGGACCAGGAGCGTCCGGCGGTCCGGGTGGCTGTCGCCGATCCGGCCCCCAAGGGCTGGTGGATCGTGTCGCAGGCGTTTCCGGTCACCCCCGGCGATGCGGCGCTCGGTGAGGCGGACGCGCGCCCGGTGGCGGTGCGCGACGGCGCGGGGGCCTATCTGACCATCGAGTATCTGGGGGCGGACGGCAAACGGGTGTCCGTGGAGCAGACGGAGATGCCCCCCGCCGACGGGCTGACCACGCGGCTGCGGGTGCTCTCCATCGCTCCGGAGGGCGCGGCCACGGGGAAGTTTTGCCTGGTCTTCAACGGTTTCGGCGAGGCCTTCTTCTCCAAGGCGGCCCTCAGCGTGAGCCCGCCGCCGCCGCCCCCGGCGAATGACGGGCCCGTGACGGTGCGCGTGACGGACCAGACGGCCTGCGCGTCGCTCATAGGCTTCGGCGCGGAGGACGACGGGTGGTTCTACAACGCGGACAACCGCGCCAAAGGGGTGACGGAGGAGGACTGCCGGCTGCACGATGAACGCGTCGCCTGGATGGAGCCGGACTGGGTGCGCATGTTCTTCTGGTACCCCGACTGGAACCCGTCGGGGGACTGGGAAACCTTCGACTTCGAGACGGACAACCTGCGCAGCCACCACCGCGCGCTGGACCTGTACCAACGGCTGGGCGCTCAGGTGAACGTGGTCGGCGTGGAGTGGGGCGTGAAGGACCCCTTCGGCGACCCGGCGAAACTCGCCCATGCCGTCGGCGCGCTCATGGAGCACCTCATCAGGGACCGGGGCTACACCTGCGTGCGCTCGTGGACCCTCACCAACGAGCCCAACGGCCACTTCATTCACTCCGGGTACGACTTCGCGCGGTTCCGCGACATCCATCTCGCCGTGCGCGCGGAGTTTCAGCGGCGCGGCCTGGACGTCTCCGTTGTCGGCTCCGACGACACGGGGGGCTTCGCGTTCTTCTCCCGCTGCGTGAACGACCCCGGTTACTTCGGCGCGGCGGACTACTTCGTGTCCCACCGCTACCTCCAGCATTCCAGCCGCCGCATGATGTCCGTCTTCCTCGACGAGCGCCTCGCACTGCTGCGGGAGAAGGCGCCGGAGAAGCCCTTCGTCGTGGGCGAGTTCGGGTTTCAGGACAAGCGGTCGGGCACGCTGGAAAACCCGCTCATGGAGGAGTACGACTACGCCCTGTGGACCGCGGCCTTCGTCATCGAGGGGCTGAACAAGGGCGTGGCCGGGTTCTCCGTCTGGTGCCTCTGCGAGATGTACTACCCCGGCAATGGGTTCATGAACTACGGCCTGTGGAACTTCAAGGACGACGGCTTCCGCACGCGGCCCGTCTACCACGCGTGGGCGCCCTTCAGCCGCCTCACCCGCCGGGGCGACGCCGTGCGCCGCTGCGAGGCCTCGCCCGCCGGGCGCGTCACCGCCGCCCACGCCGGGGACACGCTCTTCTGGGTCAACGAGTCCGATGTTCCCGCCGAGGTGATCATTGAAGGCGCGTCGCCCAAGACCGTCCGCATTATGACCGAGGACACCCTGGCGGGCGACCGCGACTGCGGCAGCGAAGCGCCCCTGGAAAACAACCGCTTCACCGCACCCCCGCGCAGTTTCGGCTACGCGCGCTGAGGGAGAGAAAGCACCTGCCCGGTGTTCGGCTGCGAAACAGCATGCCACCCCCCGAAAGGGTCAGGTGTCCGCGCGCGTCCCTGTTTCCGCCACCCATGCCTCGTGGAGGGCCAGAAGTTCCCGGACGGTTTCCGGGTGGTCGGCGGCGAGGTTGCGGGACTCGGACGGGTCGTCCGCCAGATTGGCGAGGAAGAGGGCGTCGTTTTTGGTCAGCGATTTGGGGTTGACGATGTCCACGGGGTTGCCGATGAGTTTCCAGTCGCCGCGGCGCACGGCCCACTGGGCCTTGGCACCGGTGCCGGTCTGCCAGTGAAGCGCGTCGTGGGGCGTGGGCGCGGCGGGGTCCTGCAGCACGGGCACGAGGCTGCGCCCGTCGAGGGGCACGCCAGGCGGGTCCACGCCGCAGAGTTCGGCGAGCGTGGGCAGCCAGTCGCAGCCGTGGCCGGTCTGGCCGCGCACGGCGCCCTCGGGCAGGCGGCCGGGCCAGCTGATGATGGCGGGCACGCGGATGCCGCCCTCGAAAAAACTGAATTTCGCCCCGCGGTACGGCCCCGCGTTGCCGCCGCCAAAATGCGCCCGCTCCTCCACGGAGTGGCCGTTGTCAGACTGGAAGACGACGATGGTGTCCTGTGTCAGGCCCAGCTCGGCGACCTTGTCCAGGAGCCGGCCGATCCGCGCGTCGAGGGTGGACACAAAGGCGGCGTAGAGGTCGCGTGGATAGGGCACGCCGTCCTTCCGGTACTTCTCCAGCCATTCCGGGTCGCCCTGGTAGGGGTAGTGCGGCGTGTTCATGGCGAAGTACAGGAAGAACGGCGCGTCGCGGTGCGCCTCCAGGAACCCGGACGCCTCCTCGACCATCAGGTCGGGGAAGAAGCGCCCGTTAAGAAAAACCTCCTGGCCGTTGCGGTACAGGTCGTGGCGGTTGGGGCCCTGCCAGTAGAAGAAGTGCGAGTAGTTGTCTATGCAGCCGACCATGTGGCCGAAGGAGTGGTCGAAGCCCTGGCCGTTGGGCATGGTCTCCGGCGTGTGGCCCAGATGCCACTTGCCGACGTGCGCCGTGGCGTAGCCCGCCGCGCGGAACATCTCGGCCATCGTCACCTCGCCCGGCGGCAGCCCGTCCTTCTCGCCCACGTTGCCCGGCACGCCCGCCCGCAGGGGGAAGCGCCCCGTGAGCAGGCCCGCCCGCGACGGCGAGCATACGGACGACGGCGCGTAGAACTGCGTGAAGCGGACGCCGCGCGCGGCCAGCGCGTCGAGGTTCGGCGTGGCGAGGTCCTTCGCACCGTAGCACCCGGCGTCAATGCAGCCCTGGTCGTCCGTGTAGATGACGATCACGTTGGGCCGTCGCGGCGCGTCAGCGGCCCGCGCCGCCAGACCGGCCGCGCACACCGCCCCCGCGGCGGCAAGAAACCCCCTTCGGGTCATGCTGGGACGGCTGGAATTCCTGGGCATGGCGTGTCCTCCCGCGGCTGCGCCGCCGCGTTGGAGGCAGGGTAACACAAGCCCGGCGGCGCGCGCATGGGTGTGAAAGGGAAGGCGCGGACCGACACGGACCCCGCCATGGAGGGACACGGACAGGATGGACGACATGGACTGGATGGACGGCATGGACAATGTGGAAGACTGCACGGGCTCGGCGAAACCACCCGCCGGACTTGCGTCCATCCAGTCCATGTCGTCCATCCTGTCCATATCGTTCACGCAGCCTGTGGGGTTGGCTCGCCGGCTTGGCGCCTCCGCCGGGACGGTATATACTTGCGCCAACATTGGTCGAGGAGCGGAACCATGGACTTTCTGGCCACCTGGCTGGCGGTGCAGTTTCTCAGCGGACGTGTCTTTTTCTTTGGCTTGCTCGCGGCCGCCGTGGCGGTTTGCGTGTTTCATCTGATGGCCCGGCCTCGGGTCCGTTCCTGGCTGGGCATCGCCGCAGGCCTGTCCGCCCTGCTGGTCGCGTTCTCGGCGACGCCGCTTCCTTTGTGGGCCCATGGGTTCTGGTTTGTCGCCCTCGCCGCAACGCTCCTCCTGCGGCGTCCCCCGCGGCGACGGGGCATCACGCTGGCGGTGTTCTGCCTGCTGTCTGCGGGCCTGGCCGCATGGGAACTCCCGCGACAGTTCATACGACCGTTCCCGCTCGCCGCCGATGAAACGTTCCATGTGATCGGGGACTCACTGAGCATGGGGGCGGACACACCGGACGGCGACTGGCCCAACCTTCTGGGCGGGGCGCTGGGAATCCCCATTGTCCGCCACGCCCACGCGGGCGCGACGGTGGGCACCGCGCTTTCCTACGCCGATGAGATCCCGGAGGACCAGAAGGCCGCCGTGTTGGTCGAGCTGGGCGGCAACAACCTGCTGGGCGGCAAGGGCGATTTCGCGCGGGAGCTGGACGAGATGCTCGGCAGGCTCCGCCGGAGCGGGCGCCGCGTGGTCATGGTCGAGCTGCCGCTGCCGCCGTTGTACAACGCCTACGGCACCGCCCAGCGGCGGCTTGCCCGCCGCCACGGCGTGACGCTGATCCCCAAGCGGGTGCTTGCGGGGGTTTTCGCCGCGCCCGGCGCCACAACCGACGGCCTGCACCTCTCCGATGAGGGGCATCGCGCGCTGGCTGCCGCACTGGCAGAGTGCTTCACCGTTGCCCCTTCCGCTTCCTAGTCCTTCATTTCCCGCCTCTCTTCCGCCCAAGGTGGAAAAACTGCGTTTTGCTTTACTCCGGCGGCGGAATCGCGTACAATGGGGCAACACTAACGAACGGTAGGTATAACGATGGAACAGACACCGCTCGAATCGGGGAACGAGGCCGAGGCCCGGCTGCTGGAAAGCGCCCTGAAAATCTTTTCGGAAAAGGGCTATGAGGGCACCAGCATCCGGGAAATCATTGAGGGGGCCGGGGTGACGCGCCCGGTGCTTTATTACTATTTTCAGAACAAGGAGGACCTGTTCCGCCGCCTCGTCGAGCCCCTCTTCAATGAGTTCATCACGGGGCTGGACCAGGTGCCCGACCTGTACGCCGACTGTCTGGGCCGCCTGAAGGCGGTCATGCGGATGACCTTCGACTATTCCGAGCAGTATCCCCTGACCATCCGGCTGGTGTTTCAGATGTACTTTTCGCCGCCGCAGTGCGGCCCGAAACTGGACAAGTCGGCCTTCCGCCGGAAACGGTTCCAGGTGGTCGAGCGGATTGTGCGCGAGGGGCTGGAGCAGGGGGACCTCGCCGGGGGCGACGCGCAGAGCCTCGCGCTGGTGTTTGTGGGGGTGATGGACACGTACATCATGGCCAAGGGCCAGATGCCGGGCATCCGCCTGACCACGGAGCTGGCCGAGGGGCTGGTGGACCTCTTCTACTACGGCGCGTGCTTCAAGGACATCCCCATGACCGCGCTGGTGAGCCCGTTCCGGTACGTCTGAGCGGAGGGCTCAGACGTAGACGTCCCGCGCGCCGGCCTTCACCTTCTCCACCATGGTGGACGCCTTCTCCCGGAGGTTGGGCGGCATTT
It includes:
- a CDS encoding TetR/AcrR family transcriptional regulator translates to MEQTPLESGNEAEARLLESALKIFSEKGYEGTSIREIIEGAGVTRPVLYYYFQNKEDLFRRLVEPLFNEFITGLDQVPDLYADCLGRLKAVMRMTFDYSEQYPLTIRLVFQMYFSPPQCGPKLDKSAFRRKRFQVVERIVREGLEQGDLAGGDAQSLALVFVGVMDTYIMAKGQMPGIRLTTELAEGLVDLFYYGACFKDIPMTALVSPFRYV
- a CDS encoding sulfatase-like hydrolase/transferase, with product MTRRGFLAAAGAVCAAGLAARAADAPRRPNVIVIYTDDQGCIDAGCYGAKDLATPNLDALAARGVRFTQFYAPSSVCSPSRAGLLTGRFPLRAGVPGNVGEKDGLPPGEVTMAEMFRAAGYATAHVGKWHLGHTPETMPNGQGFDHSFGHMVGCIDNYSHFFYWQGPNRHDLYRNGQEVFLNGRFFPDLMVEEASGFLEAHRDAPFFLYFAMNTPHYPYQGDPEWLEKYRKDGVPYPRDLYAAFVSTLDARIGRLLDKVAELGLTQDTIVVFQSDNGHSVEERAHFGGGNAGPYRGAKFSFFEGGIRVPAIISWPGRLPEGAVRGQTGHGCDWLPTLAELCGVDPPGVPLDGRSLVPVLQDPAAPTPHDALHWQTGTGAKAQWAVRRGDWKLIGNPVDIVNPKSLTKNDALFLANLADDPSESRNLAADHPETVRELLALHEAWVAETGTRADT